Proteins encoded by one window of Nasonia vitripennis strain AsymCx chromosome 5, Nvit_psr_1.1, whole genome shotgun sequence:
- the LOC100121438 gene encoding uncharacterized protein LOC100121438, with product MFAKMNFLNLYALLILSLLSWHQIQANTTLNITKEALDLSKSLIAEVEKKVAYTHMNNVIDEIRTITELFEAFLTKTKNISSTFTLNCNITQLSSYDNLLLIESQIKEKVLEFDRYIVSPFLQRNRKLSELDLSAIRQAAVENLLKKAHSQNRPIVTLKEKVAALHELFTKIKQGDYISILGYITNKTQDSCAEQSRQHILYNTVFNIALLDALGHGLLQYSYAFLKIIHDSYPVVDREVTSKLYIFHNEDEGKEFLAKMKQEVQQFIIRNTETLKAAKTHMFSLPRVFWFENHVTNTESLKDNLETKLQVFQNYIVNEVDLSSEKSCSKDCPHFSGGSQVQGCFDNKICAKQRTCEGKLWNCYEESKIIVCPASKENNNIRYDYIDIKKKRYGEEKSDNCKNEVVEAKTWLRLPYKCSNCMCICEVSSPKTDRYISLRPVISDAHLNYVVTGMKFELKNGIIHIRIKQSKLLANGLIENAVSELPKSEQWKKIDDYTINDKDIFEGKDYYMLSWQNRTMCLDELDSLNKSDVLTGLRFKLESVNDQTYLKLEVRLTPYNFTTGRLSDKNSYWYSNGLQQNDRTELKLDSSVTANPQLDSYFKFTTNLEIDAGQSTVPHVEHVELETKVSVPLSGAGLFINKDLSFKWKAFTFDVVPYI from the exons ATGTTcgcaaaaatgaattttttaaatttgtatgCTCTTTTAATATTATCTCTATTAAGTTGGCATCAAATTCAGGCGAATACAACTTTAAATATCACTAAGGAAGCTCTCGATTTAAGTAAAAGTTTGATCGCggaagttgaaaaaaaagttgcgtaTACTCATATGAATAATGTAATTGATGAAATCAGAACCATTACCGAACTCTTTGAAGCATTTCtaacaaaaactaaaaatatcaGTTCCACCTTTACATTAAACTGTAATATAACACAACTGTCTAGTTACGATAATCTTTTATTAATAGAATctcaaataaaagaaaaagtactGGAATTCGATCGTTACATTGTATCTCCATTTTTACAAAGAAATAGAAAACTTAGCGAATTAGATTTGAGTGCGATACGTCAGGCAGCTGTAGAAAATCTCTTGAAGAAAGCCCATTCTCAAAATAGACCAATTGTTACTTTAAAGGAAAAAGTAGCAGCATTGCACGAATTATTCACTAAAATAAAACAGGGAGATTATATTAGCATACTTGGCTACATAACTAATAAAACCCAG GACAGTTGCGCAGAGCAGTCTCGTCAACATATTCTGTATAACACAGTATTTAATATAGCTTTATTAGACGCATTGGGTCATGGATTACTGCAATACTCCTATGCTTTTCTCAAGATAATAcatgatt catATCCGGTTGTTGATCGTGAAGTAACGTCAAAGCTATACATATTTCACAATGAAGACGAAGGCAAAGAGTTTCTGGCAAAAATGAAACAAGAGGTACAACAGTTCATTATTAGaaatacagaaactttaaaggctGCTAAAACTCACATGTTCTCGCTTCCACGTGTATTTTGGTTCGAAAATCATGTGACTAACACTGAATCCTTGAAAG ATAACTTAGAGACAAAACTACAAGTATTCCAAAATTACATCGTGAATGAAGTCGACCTTAGTAGTGAAAAATCGTGCTCGAAAGATTGCCCACATTTCAGTGGCGGTTCTCAAGTGCAAGGAtgttttgataataaaatttgcGCCAAACAACGAACCTGTGAAGGAAAGCTGTGGAACTGCTACGAGGAAAGCAAGATCATAGTTTGTCCTGCG AGCAAAGAAAACAATAACATCAGGTATGATTACATAGATATCAAGAAAAAGCGATATGGAGAAGAAAAATCTGACAACTGTAAAAATGAAGTCGTTGAAGCAAAAACCTGGTTGCGCTTGCCTTATAAATGCAGCAACTGTATGTGCATATGTGAAGTTTCAAGTCCAAAAACTGATCGGTATATCAGTTTAAGGCCAGTCATTTCCGATGCTCATTTAAATTA TGTCGTAACCGGCATGAagtttgaattaaaaaatggaaTAATTCACATAAGGATCAAGCAAAGTAAACTTTTGGCAAACGGGCTCATAGAAAATGCCGTATCGGAGTTACCTAAGAGCGAACAATGGAAGAAAATCGATGATTATACAATAAACGATAAAGACATCTTCGAAGGAAAAGATTACTACATGTTATCTTGGCAAAATAGGACTATGTGCCTGGATGAATTagattcattaaataaatcgGATGTTTTGACAGGATTAAGATTCAAACTTGAATCTGTGAACGACCAAACCTACTTAAAATTGGAAGTTCGTTTAACACCGTACAATTTCACGACAGGTCGATTATCGGATAAAAATAGCTATTGGTATTCTAATGGTCTCCAGCAAAACGACCG AACGGAATTGAAGCTTGATAGTTCCGTAACAGCTAATCCGCAACTCGattcatattttaaatttaccaCAAATTTGGAAATCGATGCCGGCCAAAGCACAGTTCCGCACGTAGAGCATGTCGAGCTGGAAACAAAAGTCTCAGTGCCGCTTTCTGGCGCaggtttatttattaataaagatCTGTCTTTCAAATGGAAAGCTTTTACATTTGATGTTGTGCCGTACATATAA
- the LOC107982044 gene encoding uncharacterized protein LOC107982044, producing MSTIKEENNFFFIGDGTEVQVKIEPTIEVIEEQFFEPYSFEGLVNGDFDYLLSGMREKEEAKESKNNQTNTPVRLNDTEFKILEHATKLKSSRVALTRLSNEEIHECRRKSEARRAKSVAEELKMKPMLMRLRERKTKVVYYPR from the exons ATGAGTACGATTAAAGAGGAGAACAACTTCTTCTTCATCG GTGACGGGACGGAGGTGCAGGTCAAAATCGAACCAACCATCGAAGTCATCGAAGAACAGTTTTTTGAACCATATAGCTTCGAAGGTCTCGTTAATGGTGactttgattatttattaagTGGAATGCGAGAGAAGGAAGAAGCGAAAGAATCAAAAAACAACCAGACCAACACTCCTGTAAGGCTTAATG ATACCGAATTTAAGATCCTAGAACATGCTACGAAGCTTAAAAGCTCGCGCGTCGCGTTGACCAGACTATCTAATGAGGAGATCCACGAGTGTCGCCGAAAAAGCGAAGCGAGGCGGGCAAAGAGCGTAGCCGAAGAACTGAAAATGAAACCAATGCTCATGCGActaagagaaagaaagacaaAAGTTGTCTACTATCCTCGCTAA
- the LOC107982045 gene encoding uncharacterized protein LOC107982045, producing the protein MSTIKEENNFFFIGDGTEVQVKIEPTIEVIEEQFFEPYSFEGLVNGDFDYLLSGMREKEEAKESKNNQTNTRIRLNDTEFSILEHATKLKSSRVALTRLSNEEIHECRRKSEARRAKSVAEELKMKPMLMRLRERKTKVVYYPR; encoded by the exons ATGAGTACGATTAAAGAGGAGAACAACTTCTTCTTCATCG GTGACGGGACGGAGGTGCAGGTCAAAATCGAACCAACCATCGAAGTCATCGAAGAACAGTTTTTTGAACCATATAGCTTCGAAGGTCTCGTTAATGGTGactttgattatttattaagTGGAATGCGAGAGAAGGAAGAAGCGAAAGAATCAAAAAACAACCAGACCAACACTCGTATAAGGCTTAATG ATACCGAATTTTCGATCCTAGAACATGCTACGAAGCTTAAAAGCTCGCGCGTCGCGTTGACCAGACTATCTAATGAGGAGATCCACGAGTGTCGCCGAAAAAGCGAAGCGAGGCGGGCAAAGAGCGTAGCCGAAGAACTGAAAATGAAACCAATGCTTATGCGActaagagaaagaaagacaaAAGTTGTCTACTACCCTCGCTAA
- the LOC100679406 gene encoding uncharacterized protein LOC100679406 → MALRYFSIIFSFLLVLNAYQLQVNALLEETTVLAIDTSEKFISELEKKTTYTDVKDLIDALKRLTQLYCESISKWDKNYLFFYTSFIDLKPIFARDEDDIVGVHFGNKGCSYTENVFNETELAIDKSGESSISQFAYKILRIVSIREHDYDSERQSVWGNALNKMHKFLTTAENNGGESPLDSMTNEKKVAQCIENTSWQALLFEHLRWITRIDAFAYTKMQFTYASYEMLSRAHDLIQEKHLIEFKKESATWKEKNIIKKMKALEGEFRERNTITTNAFKDRMNVPRDYRNCLVEDEARRMHPNYAKRNPYAAIQVFQKYVINEADINSIGSCKEDCPYYEKSQVFGCFDQSGICAKQRQCVGNVWNCRKMNGSAADICLTNQENSWERYGYIEISGKSYGDSRNAYCTSVVRAEHQRRFLYKCDYCICTCESKKSDYNKYVNLRPVVSDTDSNHVVTDARFQIHNHVVHIQIKQGKLVENGHIEKWDAWKPVDNYTTLTHPYKDYGERVIAGKDYHTVSYNDSAMCLDELDSPNSSHVLTGLRLKSESEDNLYLKLEIRLTPFDYKTGLLSDKESYWHSNNAKLRDRGQVNLKKLEATNLKSERYFRFTASPLEVDAGQTTIPYIATTEMSSTILPSLPKLLSGAGLFLAKDYTLAIKGLTYDYGSRV, encoded by the exons ATGGCGCTtcgttatttttcaataattttttcttttcttctggTTCTCAATGCATACCAGCTGCAAGTAAACGCCTTACTCGAGGAAACAACTGTACTAGCAATCGATACAAGTGAAAAATTTATATCTGAACTCGAGAAGAAGACCACTTATACAGATGTTAAGGATCTTATTGATGCCCTTAAACGCTTAACTCAATTATATTGCGAAAGTATAAGTAAATGGGACAAAaattatctatttttttatactagTTTTATAGACTTGAAACCGATATTTGCTAGGGATGAAGACGATATAGTTGGTGTTCACTTTGGCAACAAAGGTTGTTCATACACTGAAAATGTATTCAATGAAACTGAATTAGCGATTGATAAATCAGGAGAATCGAGCATATCTCAATTTGCATATAAAATCCTAAGAATAGTATCCATACGTGAACACGATTATGATTCGGAGAGACAAAGTGTATGGGGAAATGCTTTGAATAAAATGCACAAATTTTTAACCACAGCAGAGAATAACGGTGGCGAGAGTCCTCTTGACTCGATGACTAATGAAAAGAAg GTGGCGCAATGCATAGAAAATACGTCGTGGCAGGCACTACTTTTTGAGCATCTTCGTTGGATTACAAGAATTGACGCATTTGCCTACACAAAAATGCAATTTACCTACGCTTCTTATGAAATGCTTTCAAGGg CCCATGATTTGATACAGGAAAAACATCttatagaatttaaaaaagaatcaGCTACGTGGAAGGAAaagaatataattaaaaaaatgaaagcgtTAGAAGGCGAATTTCGAGAAAGAAACACGATTACTACAAATGCCTTCAAAGACCGTATGAACGTTCCGAGAGATTATAGAAATTGCTTGGTCGAAGATGAAGCGAGGCGCATGC atCCGAACTATGCAAAACGAAACCCTTATGCTGCAATACAGGTTTTTCAGAAATACGTCATCAACGAAGCTGATATAAACAGTATTGGATCCTGTAAAGAAGATTGTCCGTACTATGAAAAATCTCAAGTCTTTGGCTGTTTTGATCAAAGCGGGATTTGCGCAAAGCAACGTCAATGCGTAGGAAATGTGTGGAACTGCCGGAAAATGAACGGCTCTGCTGCTGATATATGTTTGACT AATCAAGAAAACTCATGGGAGAGATATGGATACATTGAGATATCAGGTAAATCATACGGAGATTCAAGAAATGCATATTGTACAAGTGTAGTCAGAGCCGAGCACCAGCGACGATTTTTATACAAGTGCGACTATTGCATTTGCACCTGCGAAAGTAAGAAAAGCGATTACAATAAATACGTCAATTTAAGACCCGTCGTCTCGGACACAGACTCAAATCA CGTGGTGACAGATGCTCGCTTCCAAATACACAATCACGTCGTACACATACAGATTAAACAAGGAAAACTAGTAGAAAATGGACACATCGAAAAATGGGATGCATGGAAGCCGGTGGATAATTATACTACACTTACACATCCATACAAAGATTATGGCGAACGTGTGATTGCGGGAAAAGATTATCACACTGTATCGTACAATGACAGCGCCATGTGTTTAGATGAACTGGATTCGCCGAACAGCTCTCACGTATTGACAGGATTACGGTTGAAGTCCGAGTCCGAGGATAATCTGTATTTGAAATTGGAAATTCGCTTAACACCATTCGATTACAAGACGGGTCTTTTGTCAGACAAAGAGAGCTATTGGCATTCCAATAACGCTAAACTTAGAGACAG AGGACaagtaaatctcaaaaaacTTGAAGCTACGAATCTTAAGTCTGAACGTTACTTTCGTTTTACCGCAAGTCCCTTGGAAGTCGATGCCGGTCAAACTACGATTCCGTACATCGCCACTACAGAAATGTCTTCAACAATATTACCGTCCCTGCCAAAACTACTGTCTGGCGCGGGTCTATTTCTTGCCAAAGATTATACTTTAGCGATCAAAGGGTTGACTTATGACTATGGATCACGTGTATAA
- the LOC100121344 gene encoding acidic mammalian chitinase isoform X2 — protein sequence MHWFWHHNATNSTAFGSTIKPIDEHFVVCYYTKRRDNSSSQLTPNNVDPHLCTHIIVGFASVVNCTLDLGEDLSIYREMVELKKFEPNLKIMVSVGGADNESGYPEMVLNHANRKTFIRSVLNATKTLNLDGLDLDWEFPAWAHKADRQKIHFVQLAYELRKEFDRSGQKLTLSAAVAAPQAIIDQSYIVPEFSEHVDFINLMSYDYHFYIWYYPVTDLNSPLYPRSLETGYLTSLNVNFSANYWVLKGMPREKIVIGIPLYGHSYKLYNPSNHKLQAPARGYGDTGHMGFVTYPEVCKFLKNGAVRVFVNDSHVPYTYKNNEWISYDDVTSVTYKATWIKSNGFKGAMVFSLNTDDWNSTCTPNHRFPLTSIVKKIFNSKPKLV from the exons ATGCATTGGTTCTGGCACCACAATGCCACCAATTCCACGGCGTTTGGATCCACCATAAAGCCCATCGACGA GCACTTTGTTGTGTGCTACTACACAAAGAGAAGGGATAACTCATCCTCTCAGTTGACACCCAATAATGTGGATCCTCATCTCTGCACACACATCATTGTAGGATTTGCTTCTGTGGTGAACTGCACCTTGGATTTGGGAGAGGATTTGTCCATATACAGAGAGATGGTGGAGCTGAAGAAGTTTGAGCCCAACTTGAAAATCATGGTCAGCGTTGGAGGTGCTGACAATGAATCTGGATATCCTGAAATGGTGCTGAACCATGCCAACAGAAAAAC ctTCATAAGGTCGGTGTTAAATGCTACAAAAACTCTCAACTTGGATGGACTGGATCTCGATTGGGAGTTTCCTGCCTGGGCTCACAAAGCTGATAGACAGAAAATACATTTTGTGCAATTGGCTTATGAATTGAGGAAAGAATTTGATCGAAGTGGTCAGAAGCTGACACTGTCAGCTGCAGTTGCTGCTCCTCAAGCCATCATTGACCAAAGTTATATAGTACCAGAATTTTCAGA GCATGTTGACTTTATAAATCTGATGTCTTATGATTACCATTTTTATATTTGGTATTATCCAGTCACGGATTTGAATTCTCCTTTGTATCCGCGATCTTTGGAAACGGGATATTTGACATCCTtgaacgtgaatttctcagcAAACTATTGGGTTTTGAAAGGAATGCCCCgagaaaaaatagttataGGCATTCCATTGTATGGCCATTCCTACAAATTGTACAACCCCTCAAACCACAAATTGCAAGCACCTGCTCGCGGTTACGGGGATACGGGACATATGGGTTTTGTAACTTATCCTGAAGTATGCAAATTTTTGAAGAATGGCGCGGTGCGAGTTTTTGTTAATGACAGTCATGTACCATACACATACAAGAATAATGAATGGATATCATACGACGACGTTACCAGTGTTACCTATAAG GCAACATGGATTAAATCTAATGGCTTCAAAGGTGCAATggtattttcattaaatacaGATGATTGGAATTCAACATGTACACCAAATCACAGATTTCCCTTGACAAGTAttgtaaaaaagattttcaattcaaaaccaaaattaGTTTAA
- the LOC100121364 gene encoding ubiquitin carboxyl-terminal hydrolase MINDY-3 homolog, with the protein MAVHEDLVADVKSLLWGPTVKEDVFKRWAQGFYFSPHEHTALIQAEGGPCAVIAPLQAFILKQLLAESDISTWHEIKPEKCDQLLVKAMAETLTQAAEPTNLKYSVLLMDKPNNTVNGEVPVEEQMNVEEEPCTEDSSAAPVEPVIESDVFHSGLRFYSLASVEEVEQFFTENISVFKEQFGVLLLLYSVICTKGIPQMRLEISDLTDPLIHSTFGYGSQSLINLMLSGRAVSNVWDHDQDVGGLKLKGIDKQNAVGFLTLLETLRYIEVGSFLKSPSNPVWVLGSETHLTVLFSNEKRLVSAETPAEQAKRIFRKYDNDGNNFIPTDSLQNVLAELGLFSDSEYVEIMKKKLDRHGDGIILLTVFMYEFFPEELRTYPDTFVLYHYNGLPRSNPDNQVKYHRGQAILLESTVESILDSNPMLTVLQTKWPSIEVQWDINQNPSIN; encoded by the exons ATGGCGGTACACGAGGATCTCGTCGCCGACGTTAAAAGCCTGCTCTGGGGCCCGACAGTCAAGGAGGACGTGTTCAAGCGATGGGCTCAAG GATTCTATTTCAGTCCTCACGAGCATACGGCTTTGATCCAGGCAGAGGGTGGGCCATGTGCAGTGATAGCTCCGTTGCAGGCTTTCATCCTGAAGCAACTGCTCGCCGAGAGCGACATATCTACCTGGCATGAGATCAAACCCGAAAAGTGTGACCAGCTTCTCGTCAAGGCTATGGCCGAGACCCTTACTCAAGCGGCTGAGCCCACTAATCTAAAGTACTCAGTTTTACTTATGGATAAGCCAAATAACACAGTCAATGGTGAAGTGCCTGTCGAGGAACAGATGAATGTCGAAGAGGAGCCATGCACTGAGGATTCGAGCGCTGCACCTGTTGAGCCAGTTATAGAATCTGACGTTTTTCATTCAGGACTGAG GTTTTACTCGTTAGCTAGTGTCGAAGAAGTAGAACAATTTTTTACCGAGAATATCAGTGTGTTTAAGGAGCAGTTTGGTGTACTGCTACTGTTGTACTCGGTCATATGTACAAAAGGAATACCTCAGATGCGATTAGAAATATCAGACTTGACCGATCCTCTAATTCACTCTACCTTTGGATATGGAAGTCAGAGCTTAATCAATTTAATGTTAAGTGGTAGAGCCGTGAGCAATGTGTGGGATCACGATCAAGACGTCGGGGGACTTA AACTGAAAGGTATCGATAAGCAGAACGCCGTAGGATTTTTAACGTTACTAGAAACATTGAGATACATTGAAGTCGGTTCTTTTCTCAAGTCGCCATCCAATCCTGTGTGGGTTTTGGGCTCAGAAACGCATTTGACAGTCTTGTTTTCAAACGAGAAGAGATTAGTGAGCGCCGAAACACCGGCTGAACAGGCAAAACGCATCTTCAGAAAGTATGACAACGATGGAAATAATTTCATCCCAACGGATTCTTTACAAAATGTATTAGCTGAACTTGGATTATTTTCCGATTCTGAATA CGTTGAGATTATGAAGAAAAAGCTTGATCGACACGGCGATGGCATAATTTTACTTACCGTTTTTATGTACGAGTTTTTCCCAGAAGAGCTCAGAACTTATCCAGATACGTTCGTTCTCTATCATTATAATGGTTTACCAAGAAGTAATCCTGACAACCAAGTAAAGTATCATAGAGGTCAAGCGATTTTATTAGAAAGTACCGTAGAATCTATTTTAGATAGCAATCCTATGCTGACAGTGCTACAGACAAAGTGGCCAAGTATTGAAGTACAGTGGgacataaatcaaaatcccagTATCAATTAA
- the LOC100121344 gene encoding acidic mammalian chitinase isoform X1, translated as MVHKVLVPEADYTLLAGKQKFSCYNVVVVIVIFLLGFTSLGLLAYNFFKTAIAEEKLVHNVKVPSWMHWFWHHNATNSTAFGSTIKPIDEHFVVCYYTKRRDNSSSQLTPNNVDPHLCTHIIVGFASVVNCTLDLGEDLSIYREMVELKKFEPNLKIMVSVGGADNESGYPEMVLNHANRKTFIRSVLNATKTLNLDGLDLDWEFPAWAHKADRQKIHFVQLAYELRKEFDRSGQKLTLSAAVAAPQAIIDQSYIVPEFSEHVDFINLMSYDYHFYIWYYPVTDLNSPLYPRSLETGYLTSLNVNFSANYWVLKGMPREKIVIGIPLYGHSYKLYNPSNHKLQAPARGYGDTGHMGFVTYPEVCKFLKNGAVRVFVNDSHVPYTYKNNEWISYDDVTSVTYKATWIKSNGFKGAMVFSLNTDDWNSTCTPNHRFPLTSIVKKIFNSKPKLV; from the exons ATGGTTCACAAAGTCCTTGTGCCCGAGGCCGACTACACTTTGCTGGCTGGAAAACAAAA gTTTTCCTGCTACAACGTCGTCGTTGTGATCGTCATATTCCTGCTGGGATTCACTTCTCTGGGACTCTTGGCTTACAACTTCTTCAAGACTGCCATCGCAGAGGAGAAGCTGGTCCACAATGTCAAAGTGCCATCCTGGATGCATTGGTTCTGGCACCACAATGCCACCAATTCCACGGCGTTTGGATCCACCATAAAGCCCATCGACGA GCACTTTGTTGTGTGCTACTACACAAAGAGAAGGGATAACTCATCCTCTCAGTTGACACCCAATAATGTGGATCCTCATCTCTGCACACACATCATTGTAGGATTTGCTTCTGTGGTGAACTGCACCTTGGATTTGGGAGAGGATTTGTCCATATACAGAGAGATGGTGGAGCTGAAGAAGTTTGAGCCCAACTTGAAAATCATGGTCAGCGTTGGAGGTGCTGACAATGAATCTGGATATCCTGAAATGGTGCTGAACCATGCCAACAGAAAAAC ctTCATAAGGTCGGTGTTAAATGCTACAAAAACTCTCAACTTGGATGGACTGGATCTCGATTGGGAGTTTCCTGCCTGGGCTCACAAAGCTGATAGACAGAAAATACATTTTGTGCAATTGGCTTATGAATTGAGGAAAGAATTTGATCGAAGTGGTCAGAAGCTGACACTGTCAGCTGCAGTTGCTGCTCCTCAAGCCATCATTGACCAAAGTTATATAGTACCAGAATTTTCAGA GCATGTTGACTTTATAAATCTGATGTCTTATGATTACCATTTTTATATTTGGTATTATCCAGTCACGGATTTGAATTCTCCTTTGTATCCGCGATCTTTGGAAACGGGATATTTGACATCCTtgaacgtgaatttctcagcAAACTATTGGGTTTTGAAAGGAATGCCCCgagaaaaaatagttataGGCATTCCATTGTATGGCCATTCCTACAAATTGTACAACCCCTCAAACCACAAATTGCAAGCACCTGCTCGCGGTTACGGGGATACGGGACATATGGGTTTTGTAACTTATCCTGAAGTATGCAAATTTTTGAAGAATGGCGCGGTGCGAGTTTTTGTTAATGACAGTCATGTACCATACACATACAAGAATAATGAATGGATATCATACGACGACGTTACCAGTGTTACCTATAAG GCAACATGGATTAAATCTAATGGCTTCAAAGGTGCAATggtattttcattaaatacaGATGATTGGAATTCAACATGTACACCAAATCACAGATTTCCCTTGACAAGTAttgtaaaaaagattttcaattcaaaaccaaaattaGTTTAA